A genome region from Pseudomonas sp. N3-W includes the following:
- a CDS encoding MFS transporter — MLLPILLLSAAGFTVLTTEFIIVGLLPAIARDLEVTIPQAGLLVTLFAFTVAAFGPFLTAYFARFERRKLFISVLIMFGVANTVAAFAPNIWVMAAARLLPALGLPVFWALASETAVDIVGPQYAGRAIAKIGFGIVCATVFGIPVGTLISDAFGWRTAFGILAVIAFAKALLLFIYLPKTSLHQHQVSFRSQFKILRSPLMVGHVLLSILVFSGMFTAYTYLADILERLAGFNGTVVGWCLMGFGAVGLIGNSLGGRAVDRHPLVASMMFCAFMIAGMVALVPNIHSPLGLAAALGIWGVTQAALFLVSHVRLMKAAPEAPAFAASLNIAGANLGIGLGAMIGGRVIDSVGLGGLGFAAAAFILASILLAIALMTFKPREVCAS; from the coding sequence ATGCTGTTGCCCATTCTTCTGTTGTCGGCTGCCGGTTTCACGGTGCTGACCACGGAATTCATCATCGTCGGCCTGTTGCCGGCGATTGCTCGCGACCTTGAAGTCACGATCCCTCAGGCGGGACTGTTGGTGACGTTGTTCGCCTTCACTGTCGCCGCGTTCGGTCCATTCCTTACCGCGTACTTCGCGCGGTTCGAGCGGCGCAAGCTGTTTATCAGCGTGCTGATCATGTTCGGCGTGGCCAATACCGTTGCCGCCTTTGCGCCGAACATCTGGGTGATGGCCGCCGCCCGCTTGCTGCCGGCACTGGGTTTGCCGGTGTTCTGGGCGTTGGCCAGTGAAACCGCAGTCGATATTGTCGGCCCGCAGTACGCCGGACGCGCCATCGCCAAGATCGGCTTCGGCATCGTTTGTGCCACGGTGTTCGGCATTCCAGTGGGCACGCTGATTTCCGACGCATTTGGCTGGCGCACTGCCTTCGGCATTCTGGCGGTGATCGCGTTTGCCAAGGCCTTGCTGCTGTTTATCTACCTGCCGAAAACCAGCCTGCACCAGCATCAGGTGAGTTTCCGTTCGCAGTTCAAGATCCTGCGCAGCCCACTGATGGTGGGTCACGTACTGCTGTCGATCCTGGTGTTTAGCGGCATGTTTACCGCGTACACCTATCTGGCAGACATCCTTGAGCGCCTGGCCGGTTTCAACGGCACGGTGGTCGGCTGGTGCCTGATGGGCTTCGGCGCAGTGGGCCTGATCGGTAACTCGCTGGGCGGTCGTGCGGTGGATCGCCATCCGCTGGTTGCGTCGATGATGTTCTGTGCGTTCATGATCGCCGGCATGGTGGCGCTGGTGCCTAACATCCATTCGCCACTCGGGCTGGCAGCCGCTCTGGGCATCTGGGGTGTGACGCAGGCGGCATTGTTCCTGGTCAGTCATGTGCGGTTGATGAAGGCAGCCCCCGAAGCACCGGCCTTTGCCGCATCGCTGAACATCGCCGGGGCCAACCTCGGCATCGGTCTGGGCGCCATGATCGGCGGCCGGGTCATCGATTCGGTGGGCCTGGGCGGTCTGGGTTTTGCCGCTGCGGCGTTCATTCTGGCGTCGATTCTGCTGGCCATTGCGCTGATGACCTTCAAACCTCGCGAAGTCTGCGCCTCATAA
- the sstT gene encoding serine/threonine transporter SstT — protein MSAASPSLLLRLKRTSLVTQIIIGLIAGIALALFAPEVAKSTGFIGKVFVAALKAVAPILVFVLVMASIANHKHGQETHIKPILFLYLLGTFAAAVVAVVASMLFPSHLVLSTHDVAVTAPGGISEVLQSLLLSVVDNPVSALMNANFIGILAWAIGMGVAIRHAGDTTREVLGDLSNGVTVIVRLVIRFAPLGIFGLVASTLATSGFGALIGYLHLLAVLLGCMLFVALVMNPAIVFWKLRRNPYPLVLMCLRESGITAFFTRSSAANIPVNLELSKRLGLHEDTYSVSIPLGATINMAGAAITITVLSLAAVHTLGIAVDIATAILLSVVAAICACGASGVAGGSLLLIPLACSLFGIPSEIAMQVVAVGFIIGVLQDSAETALNSSTDVLFTAAACLGEDEKAQRLA, from the coding sequence ATGAGCGCTGCATCCCCTTCCCTGTTACTACGCCTGAAACGCACCAGCCTGGTCACGCAGATCATCATCGGCCTGATTGCCGGTATTGCCCTGGCCCTGTTCGCGCCTGAAGTGGCGAAGTCCACCGGGTTTATCGGCAAAGTCTTTGTCGCGGCCCTGAAAGCGGTCGCACCAATTCTGGTGTTCGTATTGGTGATGGCATCCATTGCCAACCACAAGCACGGCCAGGAAACCCACATCAAGCCGATTCTGTTTCTGTACTTGCTGGGCACTTTTGCCGCCGCCGTGGTGGCGGTGGTCGCCAGCATGTTGTTTCCGTCGCACCTGGTGCTGAGTACCCATGATGTTGCCGTGACCGCACCGGGCGGGATCAGCGAAGTGTTGCAAAGCCTGTTGCTGAGCGTGGTGGACAACCCGGTCAGCGCCCTGATGAACGCCAATTTCATCGGCATCCTGGCGTGGGCCATCGGCATGGGCGTTGCCATTCGCCATGCTGGCGACACCACCCGCGAAGTGCTGGGCGACCTGTCAAACGGTGTGACCGTCATCGTGCGCCTGGTGATTCGTTTCGCGCCGCTGGGGATTTTCGGTCTGGTGGCTTCAACGCTGGCCACCTCGGGGTTCGGCGCCTTGATCGGCTACCTGCACCTGTTGGCCGTGCTGCTGGGCTGCATGTTGTTCGTGGCGCTGGTGATGAACCCGGCCATCGTGTTCTGGAAGTTGCGGCGCAACCCGTACCCGCTGGTACTGATGTGCTTGCGCGAAAGCGGCATTACCGCGTTTTTCACCCGCAGTTCGGCGGCGAATATTCCGGTCAACCTGGAATTGAGCAAGCGCCTGGGGCTGCATGAAGACACATACTCGGTGTCGATTCCGCTCGGTGCCACCATCAACATGGCCGGTGCGGCGATCACCATTACCGTACTGAGCCTGGCTGCCGTGCACACATTGGGCATCGCCGTGGACATTGCGACCGCGATTCTGCTCAGCGTAGTTGCAGCGATCTGCGCCTGTGGCGCTTCGGGTGTGGCCGGTGGTTCGCTGCTGCTGATTCCACTGGCGTGCAGCCTGTTCGGCATTCCAAGCGAAATCGCCATGCAGGTGGTCGCGGTCGGTTTCATCATCGGTGTGTTGCAGGACTCGGCGGAAACCGCGCTGAACTCCTCCACCGACGTGCTGTTCACCGCTGCTGCTTGCCTGGGTGAAGACGAGAAAGCGCAGCGTCTGGCATAG
- a CDS encoding DUF1993 family protein: MTISLYAASVPVFKQMLGALSDVLNKAEAHATAKNIDPNAFLQARLYPDMFPLVRQVQIAVDFAKGVSSRLAEIEVPKYEDTETTFAELQALLSKVLAFIGEIKPEQIDGKEGIEIVTRPGTPKEKRFTGQAYLLSYGLPQFFFHVTTTYALLRHNGVEVGKRDYMGAF; this comes from the coding sequence ATGACCATTTCCCTGTACGCCGCCTCCGTTCCGGTCTTCAAACAAATGCTCGGCGCCCTGAGCGACGTTCTGAACAAGGCTGAAGCCCACGCCACCGCGAAAAACATCGACCCGAACGCATTCCTGCAAGCCCGTCTGTACCCGGACATGTTCCCGCTGGTGCGTCAGGTGCAGATCGCCGTCGACTTCGCCAAGGGCGTTTCCTCGCGTCTGGCCGAGATCGAAGTGCCGAAGTACGAAGACACTGAAACCACTTTCGCCGAGCTGCAAGCGCTGCTGAGCAAGGTCCTGGCGTTCATCGGCGAGATCAAGCCTGAACAGATCGACGGCAAGGAAGGCATCGAAATCGTCACCCGTCCGGGCACGCCGAAAGAGAAGCGCTTCACCGGCCAGGCTTACCTGCTGAGCTACGGTCTGCCGCAGTTCTTCTTCCACGTCACCACCACCTATGCACTGCTGCGTCACAACGGTGTTGAAGTGGGCAAGCGCGATTACATGGGCGCGTTCTAA
- a CDS encoding YceH family protein — MSTEQETPIDEPRLNSTEIRILGSLIEKQATSPETYPLTLNALVIACNQKTSREPVMNLTQGQVGQSLRALEGRGFTKLVMGSRADRWEHKIDKALELVPAQVILAGLLFLRGPQTVNELLTRSGRMHEFEDAEQVVHQLERLIARGLALLIPRQAGQREDRYMHALGDPADIEAILAARQNPVERGAGSGISVERIEELEARIAALEERLARLE, encoded by the coding sequence ATGAGCACCGAGCAAGAAACACCCATCGACGAACCGCGCCTCAACAGCACGGAAATCCGCATTCTGGGTTCGCTGATCGAGAAACAGGCCACCAGCCCGGAAACCTATCCGTTGACCCTTAATGCGCTGGTGATTGCGTGCAATCAGAAAACCAGCCGCGAACCGGTGATGAACCTGACCCAAGGCCAGGTCGGCCAGAGCCTGCGCGCCCTCGAAGGGCGTGGTTTTACCAAACTGGTGATGGGCAGCCGTGCCGATCGCTGGGAACACAAGATAGACAAGGCTCTGGAGCTGGTGCCGGCGCAGGTGATCCTGGCCGGGCTGCTGTTTCTGCGCGGCCCGCAAACGGTCAATGAATTGCTGACCCGCAGCGGGCGCATGCATGAGTTCGAAGACGCCGAGCAGGTGGTGCATCAACTGGAGCGCCTGATTGCCCGTGGGCTGGCGCTGTTGATCCCGCGTCAGGCCGGTCAGCGTGAAGACCGCTACATGCACGCGCTGGGCGATCCGGCGGACATCGAGGCGATCCTGGCAGCCCGGCAGAACCCGGTGGAGCGTGGCGCCGGCAGCGGCATTTCGGTGGAGCGGATCGAAGAGCTTGAAGCGCGAATTGCGGCGCTGGAAGAGCGGCTGGCACGGCTCGAATAA
- a CDS encoding cupin domain-containing protein: MHPAILNLDQAELGPLPEAFAPTGEAAGRYQQRMSRIGQQLGAQKLGYRLYALEPGMRGSPFHSHRVNEEMFYIVAGEGEVRLGAERFPIRAGDVIACPPGGPEAAHQIINTSNGELRYLAVSTQQSPEICEYPDSGKYAVMDDFKVDAKGNASGFVAVARPGDGVDYWDGE; the protein is encoded by the coding sequence ATGCATCCCGCCATTCTCAATCTGGACCAGGCCGAACTCGGCCCGTTGCCTGAGGCCTTTGCCCCCACCGGTGAGGCTGCCGGTCGCTATCAGCAGCGCATGTCCCGCATCGGCCAGCAACTGGGCGCGCAGAAGCTCGGTTATCGCTTGTACGCGCTGGAGCCGGGCATGCGTGGCAGCCCGTTTCACAGTCATCGCGTCAACGAGGAGATGTTTTACATCGTCGCCGGGGAAGGCGAGGTTCGTTTGGGTGCCGAGCGTTTTCCCATTCGTGCCGGTGACGTGATCGCCTGCCCGCCAGGTGGCCCGGAAGCGGCGCATCAGATCATCAATACCAGCAACGGCGAATTGCGTTACCTGGCGGTCAGCACCCAACAATCGCCGGAGATTTGCGAGTACCCGGATTCGGGCAAGTACGCGGTGATGGATGACTTCAAGGTGGATGCCAAGGGCAATGCCTCGGGGTTTGTGGCGGTGGCCAGGCCGGGGGACGGGGTTGATTATTGGGACGGGGAGTAA
- a CDS encoding shikimate 5-dehydrogenase, with protein sequence MQMNPNKDTRLCMSLSGRPGNFGLRFHNHLYEQLGLNFYYKAFSSQDLTGAVGGIRALGIRGCGVSMPFKEDCIALVDELDPSAAAIQSINTIVNTDGHLKAYNTDYIAIAQLLETHQVPKDSSFALRGSGGMAKAVASALRDGGYKHGVIVARNERAGRALAESLGYEWQAELGPLRPQMLINVTPIGMTGGPEADQLAFEAEAIVAAQTVFDVVAIPSETPLIVRGRAEGKRVITGLEVIAIQALEQFVLYTGVRPTEEQFQAAVAFARS encoded by the coding sequence ATGCAGATGAACCCCAACAAAGACACCCGGCTATGCATGTCGCTGTCTGGGCGCCCCGGCAACTTCGGGCTGCGATTTCACAATCATCTGTATGAACAACTGGGCCTGAATTTTTATTACAAAGCCTTCAGCAGCCAGGACCTGACCGGCGCCGTCGGCGGCATTCGTGCGTTGGGCATTCGTGGCTGCGGCGTGTCGATGCCGTTCAAGGAAGACTGTATTGCGCTGGTTGATGAGCTTGATCCGTCGGCGGCGGCCATTCAGTCGATCAACACCATCGTCAACACCGACGGGCATCTGAAGGCGTACAACACCGATTACATCGCCATCGCCCAGTTGCTGGAAACCCATCAGGTGCCCAAGGACTCGAGCTTTGCCCTGCGCGGCAGTGGCGGCATGGCCAAGGCGGTGGCCAGTGCCTTGCGTGATGGCGGCTACAAACACGGCGTGATCGTGGCCCGTAACGAACGTGCTGGCCGTGCGCTGGCCGAGTCGCTGGGGTATGAATGGCAAGCGGAGCTGGGGCCGCTGCGTCCGCAGATGCTGATCAACGTGACGCCCATCGGCATGACCGGCGGCCCTGAAGCGGATCAACTGGCATTTGAAGCTGAGGCCATCGTGGCGGCGCAGACGGTATTCGATGTGGTGGCGATCCCCTCGGAAACACCGTTGATCGTGCGTGGACGGGCTGAAGGCAAGCGGGTGATTACCGGGCTGGAGGTGATTGCGATCCAGGCGCTGGAGCAGTTTGTGCTTTATACCGGGGTGCGGCCGACCGAGGAGCAGTTTCAGGCGGCGGTGGCGTTTGCTCGTAGTTGA
- a CDS encoding AI-2E family transporter has product MNETTLQDKSLLVLLVAVTLAFIWILLPFYGAVFWAVILGIVFAPMQRRLQLRFGWRRNLTSLCTLGICVVIAILPVIILSLLLVQEGASLYKSIDSGELDIAGYVAQFKHGLPPYFQHLLDRFGVGELHGLQEKIVKGAMQGSQFFATQAVSFGQGTFEFVVSFFIMLYLLFFFLRDGAELARKIRTAVPLQEHQKRRLQLKFNRVVRATVKGNLLVAITQGALGGLIFWFLDIPSALLWAVLMAFLSLLPAVGAGIVWAPVAMYFLLSGAIWQGVVLATFGVLVIGLVDNLLRPILVGKDTRMPDYLILISTLGGMAIFGLNGFVIGPLIAALFMSSWAIFIETKPKVQLP; this is encoded by the coding sequence ATGAACGAAACGACGCTACAAGACAAATCGCTGCTGGTGTTGCTGGTGGCGGTGACGCTGGCCTTTATCTGGATCCTGCTGCCGTTCTACGGCGCTGTGTTCTGGGCGGTGATCCTGGGCATAGTCTTTGCGCCTATGCAGCGCCGGCTGCAATTGAGGTTTGGCTGGCGGCGCAACCTGACCTCCTTGTGCACCTTGGGCATCTGCGTGGTGATCGCGATTTTGCCGGTGATCATCCTCAGTCTCCTGCTGGTTCAGGAAGGCGCATCGCTGTACAAGAGCATCGACAGTGGGGAGCTGGACATAGCGGGGTATGTGGCGCAGTTCAAGCACGGTTTGCCGCCGTACTTCCAGCATTTGCTCGATCGTTTCGGTGTGGGTGAGTTGCACGGGCTGCAGGAGAAAATCGTCAAAGGGGCGATGCAGGGCAGTCAGTTTTTCGCGACCCAGGCAGTCAGTTTTGGCCAGGGCACCTTCGAATTCGTGGTGAGTTTTTTCATCATGTTGTACCTGTTGTTCTTTTTTCTGCGCGATGGCGCCGAGCTGGCGCGCAAGATCCGCACCGCCGTGCCGTTGCAGGAACACCAGAAGCGCCGTTTGCAGCTCAAGTTCAACCGCGTGGTGCGTGCCACCGTCAAAGGCAACCTGCTGGTGGCGATCACGCAAGGGGCTTTGGGCGGTTTGATTTTCTGGTTCCTGGACATCCCCAGTGCATTGCTCTGGGCGGTGCTGATGGCGTTTCTGTCGCTGTTGCCAGCGGTGGGGGCGGGCATCGTCTGGGCGCCGGTGGCGATGTACTTCCTGCTCAGTGGGGCCATCTGGCAAGGCGTGGTGCTGGCGACGTTCGGGGTGTTGGTGATCGGCCTGGTGGACAACCTGCTGCGACCGATCCTGGTGGGCAAGGACACGCGCATGCCCGATTACCTGATCCTGATCTCGACCCTGGGCGGGATGGCGATTTTTGGCCTGAACGGCTTTGTGATCGGGCCGTTGATCGCTGCGCTTTTCATGTCGAGCTGGGCGATTTTCATCGAAACCAAGCCGAAGGTTCAGTTGCCTTAG
- the yegQ gene encoding tRNA 5-hydroxyuridine modification protein YegQ translates to MTLATPELLAPAGTLKNMRYAFAYGADAVYAGQPRYSLRVRNNEFDHANLALGIQEAQTQGKRFYVVVNIAPHNAKLKTFLKDLAPVIAMAPDALIMSDPGLIMLVRRHFPQMPIHLSVQANTVNWASVEFWQQQGLSRIILSRELSLEEIAEIRQQVPAMELEVFVHGALCMAYSGRCLLSGYMNKRDANQGSCTNACRWKYSAQAATENQLGEIVQQYSPEPTLGIGAPTDQVFLLQEANRPDELMPAFEDEHGTYIMNAKDLRAVQHVERLTQMGVHSLKIEGRTKSHFYCARTTQVYRRAIDDAVAGRAFDRSLMNDLESLAQRGYTEGFLRRHVHDEYQNYQNGSSVSERQQFVGELTGERRDRLAEVKVKNRFGLGDHLELMTPKGNFHFDLHQMQNAKGEPVDVAPGDGHTVYVPIPDAVDLRFGLLMRDINAT, encoded by the coding sequence ATGACCCTCGCGACACCCGAACTGCTCGCCCCCGCCGGCACCCTGAAAAACATGCGTTACGCCTTCGCCTACGGCGCCGATGCGGTGTACGCCGGCCAGCCGCGCTACAGCCTGCGGGTGCGCAACAACGAATTCGATCACGCCAATCTCGCCCTCGGCATCCAGGAAGCACAAACCCAGGGCAAGCGCTTCTACGTGGTGGTGAACATCGCGCCGCACAACGCCAAACTCAAAACCTTTCTCAAAGACCTGGCACCGGTGATCGCCATGGCGCCGGACGCGTTGATCATGTCCGATCCCGGCTTGATCATGCTGGTGCGCCGGCACTTCCCGCAGATGCCGATTCACCTGTCGGTGCAGGCCAACACGGTGAACTGGGCAAGTGTCGAGTTCTGGCAGCAGCAGGGTTTGAGCCGGATCATCCTGTCCCGGGAATTGTCACTGGAAGAAATCGCCGAGATTCGTCAGCAAGTGCCGGCGATGGAGCTGGAAGTGTTTGTCCATGGCGCCTTGTGCATGGCCTACTCCGGCCGCTGCCTGCTCTCGGGCTACATGAACAAGCGCGACGCCAATCAGGGCAGTTGCACCAATGCCTGCCGTTGGAAATACTCGGCGCAGGCGGCCACTGAAAACCAGCTCGGCGAGATCGTCCAGCAGTACTCACCCGAGCCGACCCTGGGCATCGGCGCGCCCACCGATCAGGTGTTCCTGCTACAGGAAGCCAATCGCCCGGACGAACTGATGCCGGCTTTCGAAGACGAACACGGCACTTACATCATGAACGCCAAGGACCTGCGCGCCGTGCAGCACGTCGAGCGCCTGACGCAGATGGGCGTGCATTCGCTGAAAATCGAAGGCCGCACCAAATCGCACTTCTATTGCGCCCGCACCACGCAGGTGTACCGTCGGGCGATTGATGATGCCGTCGCCGGTCGCGCGTTCGACCGCAGCTTGATGAACGACCTGGAATCGCTGGCCCAGCGTGGTTACACCGAGGGCTTTCTGCGTCGACATGTGCATGACGAGTATCAGAATTACCAGAACGGCAGCTCGGTGTCAGAGCGTCAGCAGTTTGTCGGCGAACTGACGGGCGAGCGCCGGGACCGGCTAGCCGAAGTGAAGGTGAAAAATCGTTTTGGCCTGGGCGATCACCTTGAATTGATGACGCCCAAGGGCAACTTCCATTTTGATCTGCACCAGATGCAGAACGCCAAGGGCGAGCCGGTCGACGTGGCGCCGGGGGACGGGCATACCGTGTACGTGCCGATCCCGGATGCGGTGGATTTGCGCTTTGGGTTGTTGATGCGCGATATCAACGCCACCTGA
- a CDS encoding FadR/GntR family transcriptional regulator has translation MQDDLDAPARKRPHNLAHDLVARLTQSILLGQMLPGDKLPSENSIVQEHGVSRTVVREAISKLQASGLVETRHGIGTFVIERATEQGLRLNVDTALGVRSILELRMGLETQAAALAAVRRTDQQLVLMREALDDYQKLLANNDSCVEADRRFHLLIAEATGNLCFSEIMQHLGSAMIPRTRVNAVERGAADLSKLGQLANLEHEAILNAIKRQDPDAARAAMWLHLTNSRDRFSAN, from the coding sequence ATGCAAGACGACCTCGACGCACCTGCCCGCAAGCGTCCCCACAACCTGGCTCACGATCTGGTCGCCAGGTTGACCCAGAGCATCCTGCTCGGCCAGATGCTGCCGGGGGACAAACTGCCGTCGGAAAACAGCATCGTTCAGGAACACGGCGTCAGTCGCACGGTGGTGCGCGAAGCGATTTCGAAATTGCAGGCGTCGGGGCTGGTGGAAACCCGTCATGGCATCGGTACGTTTGTCATCGAGCGGGCGACAGAACAGGGGCTGCGGTTGAACGTCGATACCGCGCTGGGGGTGCGCAGCATTCTGGAGTTGCGCATGGGCCTGGAAACCCAGGCTGCCGCGCTGGCGGCGGTGCGGCGCACGGATCAGCAACTGGTGCTGATGCGCGAAGCGCTGGACGATTATCAGAAGCTGCTGGCCAACAACGACAGTTGCGTGGAGGCCGACCGGCGCTTCCACCTGCTGATCGCCGAAGCCACCGGCAATCTGTGTTTCAGCGAAATCATGCAGCATCTTGGCAGTGCCATGATTCCACGAACCCGGGTGAATGCCGTCGAGCGCGGGGCGGCGGATTTGAGCAAGCTGGGGCAGTTGGCCAACCTGGAGCACGAAGCCATCTTGAATGCGATCAAGCGCCAGGACCCGGACGCGGCGCGGGCGGCGATGTGGTTGCATCTGACGAACAGTCGGGATCGGTTTTCGGCGAATTAG
- a CDS encoding MFS transporter, with translation MKASISEMNDGADSVLRCAISKVKRHVLPLFVIMFIVNYIDRVNIGFVRAHMEQDLGIGAAAYGLGAGLFFIGYALFEVPSNILLQKVGARIWLTRIMLTWGLVAAGMAFIQTETHFYILRFLLGVAEAGFFPGVIYYFTRWLPGVERGKAIAIFLSGSAVASLISGPLSGMLLQLNGFGRHGWQWMYFIEGMFSVGLCVFVWFWLDSKPHDAKWLSRAEQDALVNAIDAEQLAREAATPIKPSLVTLLKDRQIILFCLIYFFIQLTIYAATFWLPSIIKKMGDLSDIQVGLFNSIPWLLSIVGMYAFAAFSAKWKHQQAWVAAALLIAAAGMFMSTTGGPIFAFVAICFAALGFKSASSLFWPLPQSYLDARIAAGVIALINSVGNLGGFVAPTTFGFLEERTGSIQGGLYGLAATSIIAAIIVFAARNTPKNTPAAVVTPTPHHV, from the coding sequence GTGAAAGCATCCATATCCGAGATGAACGATGGCGCCGATTCGGTCCTCCGGTGCGCCATCTCGAAAGTCAAACGCCACGTCCTGCCGCTGTTCGTCATCATGTTCATCGTCAACTACATCGACCGCGTGAACATCGGCTTTGTCCGCGCCCACATGGAGCAGGACCTGGGCATCGGCGCTGCCGCCTACGGCCTCGGTGCCGGCCTGTTCTTCATCGGCTACGCGCTGTTCGAAGTGCCCTCCAACATCCTTCTGCAAAAAGTCGGCGCGCGCATCTGGCTGACCCGCATCATGCTGACCTGGGGCCTGGTGGCCGCCGGCATGGCCTTCATCCAGACCGAAACCCACTTCTACATCCTGCGTTTTCTGCTGGGAGTTGCCGAAGCCGGGTTCTTTCCGGGGGTGATCTACTACTTCACCCGCTGGCTGCCGGGTGTGGAACGCGGCAAGGCGATTGCCATCTTCCTCAGCGGCTCGGCGGTGGCCTCACTGATTTCCGGCCCGCTGTCGGGCATGCTCCTGCAACTCAACGGTTTTGGCCGGCACGGCTGGCAATGGATGTACTTCATTGAAGGCATGTTCTCGGTGGGCCTGTGCGTATTCGTCTGGTTCTGGCTCGATTCCAAGCCCCACGACGCCAAATGGCTGAGCCGCGCCGAACAGGACGCACTGGTCAACGCCATCGACGCCGAACAATTGGCTCGCGAGGCCGCCACACCGATCAAACCGTCGCTGGTCACACTGCTCAAGGATCGTCAGATCATCCTGTTCTGCCTGATCTACTTTTTCATCCAACTGACCATCTACGCCGCCACGTTCTGGCTGCCGAGCATCATCAAGAAGATGGGCGACCTGAGCGATATTCAGGTCGGGCTGTTCAACTCGATTCCGTGGTTGCTGTCGATTGTCGGCATGTACGCCTTCGCCGCTTTTTCAGCGAAATGGAAACACCAGCAAGCCTGGGTCGCGGCGGCGCTGTTGATCGCGGCAGCGGGGATGTTCATGTCCACCACCGGCGGGCCGATCTTCGCCTTCGTTGCCATCTGCTTTGCCGCGCTGGGTTTCAAATCCGCCTCGTCGCTGTTCTGGCCGCTCCCCCAGTCGTATCTGGATGCCCGCATCGCCGCTGGCGTGATTGCGCTGATCAACTCGGTGGGCAACCTCGGCGGCTTCGTCGCCCCGACGACCTTCGGCTTTCTCGAAGAGCGCACCGGCTCGATCCAGGGCGGGCTGTATGGTCTGGCCGCGACCTCGATCATCGCCGCGATCATCGTCTTCGCCGCTCGCAACACGCCGAAAAACACCCCCGCTGCCGTCGTCACTCCCACGCCGCACCACGTCTGA
- the gudD gene encoding glucarate dehydratase — protein sequence MNTQDSAKAPIITHMQVVPVAGHDGMLLNLSGAHGPFFTRNIVMLTDNAGHTGVGEVPGGERIRQTLEDARSLVVGSPIGTYQKILNQVRQTFADRDAGGRGLQTFDLRITIHAVTGLEAALLDLLGQHLDVPVAALLGEGQQRDEVKMLGYLFYVGDRQQTDLAYRSEPDADNDWFRVRHEKAMTSEAVVRLAEAAHKRYGFKDFKLKGGVLSGDAELEAVTALAERFPEARITLDPNGAWSLKEAIRLCRDQHHVLAYAEDPCGAENGYSGREVMAEFRRATGLKTATNMIATDWREMGHALQLHSVDIPLADPHFWTMQGSVRVAQMCHEWGLTWGSHSNNHFDISLAMFTHVAAAAPGEITAIDTHWIWQDGQRLTKAPLQIVDGCVQVPKKPGLGVELDMDQLAKAHELYKGMGLGARDDSVAMQFLIPGWTFDNKRPSLVR from the coding sequence ATGAACACACAAGACAGCGCAAAAGCCCCGATCATCACCCACATGCAAGTGGTGCCAGTGGCCGGCCACGACGGCATGCTGCTTAACCTGAGCGGCGCCCACGGGCCGTTTTTCACCCGCAATATCGTGATGCTCACCGACAACGCCGGGCACACCGGCGTCGGCGAAGTACCCGGTGGCGAGCGCATCCGGCAAACGCTGGAAGACGCCCGCTCGCTGGTGGTCGGCAGTCCCATCGGCACGTATCAGAAGATCCTCAACCAGGTGCGCCAGACCTTCGCCGACCGCGATGCCGGCGGTCGCGGTTTGCAGACGTTCGACCTGCGCATCACCATCCACGCCGTCACCGGCCTTGAAGCTGCCCTGCTCGATCTGCTTGGCCAGCATCTGGACGTACCGGTGGCCGCATTGCTCGGCGAAGGCCAGCAGCGCGACGAAGTGAAGATGCTCGGTTATCTGTTCTACGTCGGTGATCGCCAACAGACGGACCTGGCCTACCGCAGCGAGCCGGACGCCGACAACGACTGGTTCCGCGTGCGTCACGAAAAAGCCATGACCAGCGAGGCTGTCGTGCGTCTGGCTGAGGCCGCACACAAGCGCTACGGCTTCAAGGACTTCAAGCTCAAGGGCGGCGTGCTCAGCGGCGATGCAGAATTAGAAGCCGTCACCGCCCTCGCCGAGCGCTTCCCCGAGGCGCGTATCACCCTCGACCCGAACGGCGCCTGGTCACTCAAAGAGGCGATTCGCCTGTGCCGGGATCAACACCACGTATTGGCTTATGCCGAAGACCCGTGCGGTGCGGAAAACGGCTACTCGGGGCGCGAAGTCATGGCCGAGTTCCGGCGTGCCACGGGCCTTAAAACCGCCACCAACATGATCGCCACCGACTGGCGGGAAATGGGGCACGCCCTGCAGTTGCACTCGGTGGACATCCCGCTGGCCGACCCGCATTTCTGGACTATGCAGGGCTCGGTGCGCGTGGCGCAGATGTGCCACGAATGGGGCCTGACCTGGGGTTCGCATTCCAACAATCACTTCGACATCTCCCTGGCCATGTTCACCCACGTCGCCGCCGCCGCGCCCGGCGAAATCACCGCCATCGATACTCACTGGATCTGGCAGGACGGCCAGCGCCTGACCAAGGCCCCGCTGCAAATCGTCGATGGCTGCGTGCAGGTGCCGAAGAAGCCGGGGCTTGGGGTGGAACTGGACATGGACCAATTGGCCAAGGCGCATGAGTTGTATAAAGGCATGGGCCTGGGCGCGCGGGATGACAGCGTGGCAATGCAGTTCCTGATACCGGGGTGGACGTTCGATAACAAACGGCCGAGCCTGGTGCGCTAG